A single genomic interval of Barnesiella intestinihominis YIT 11860 harbors:
- a CDS encoding glycosyltransferase family A protein, with amino-acid sequence MKQAGIGIVIPVYNREQELRRTFDSVVAQTYRPIHVVLVDNGSTDGSLDLCRELKGAYETDDFRITVVEEAKRGPSAARNRGLACVTEEFVAFLDSDDEYIPEAVSLYMQAFESNSSADIAGCTIRLVPEQGKPYSAKAVFSNRVEPHLFHSTLGTVRYAVRTAVVRAVGGWPEDYMRWEDWGLGIKLLLFTDRIVWVQTPPLVNVYLHADSITGYRYVPNVPDILRAIAQAHEDVERSDSAQKARLHKLLLYKQMVVAGLCRKEKSPLGTEIYRSTMETAGKDRTMRWFLPMVYRYVSWGGRGSAILVNRLLR; translated from the coding sequence ATGAAACAAGCAGGAATAGGGATAGTTATTCCCGTGTATAATCGGGAACAGGAGTTGCGGCGGACATTCGATTCTGTCGTTGCACAGACTTACCGCCCTATCCATGTGGTATTGGTCGATAACGGTTCCACCGATGGGTCGTTGGATTTATGCCGGGAGTTAAAGGGGGCATATGAGACCGATGATTTTCGGATAACGGTTGTCGAAGAGGCTAAACGAGGGCCATCGGCAGCCCGAAACCGAGGTCTTGCTTGTGTGACGGAGGAGTTTGTGGCTTTTCTCGATAGCGACGACGAGTATATTCCCGAGGCAGTTTCGCTGTATATGCAGGCTTTCGAGAGTAATTCATCGGCGGATATCGCGGGGTGTACCATACGGCTTGTACCGGAACAGGGCAAACCTTATTCGGCAAAGGCGGTTTTCTCCAACCGGGTGGAACCTCATTTATTCCATAGTACTTTGGGTACGGTACGTTATGCGGTGCGGACGGCAGTGGTGCGTGCAGTGGGCGGCTGGCCTGAGGACTATATGCGTTGGGAGGATTGGGGTTTAGGAATCAAATTGTTACTGTTTACAGACCGAATCGTATGGGTTCAAACACCTCCGTTGGTGAATGTATATCTCCATGCCGACAGTATTACTGGTTATCGTTATGTTCCTAATGTCCCCGATATTTTAAGAGCGATTGCGCAAGCTCACGAAGATGTGGAGCGAAGCGATTCTGCGCAGAAAGCCCGTTTGCATAAATTGTTGCTTTATAAACAAATGGTTGTGGCCGGACTTTGTCGAAAGGAAAAAAGTCCGTTGGGTACTGAGATTTATCGCTCGACGATGGAGACAGCGGGTAAAGACAGGACGATGCGCTGGTTTTTACCGATGGTTTATCGATATGTCTCTTGGGGAGGTCGAGGATCGGCTATCCTTGTCAACCGATTATTGCGCTGA
- a CDS encoding DUF4251 domain-containing protein — protein sequence MNRLFLFMTILVLGVPVYAQSEKRIDTKEKQENVNSRELKKQLAAIQDSINYKNAVSALEKSNFVLEADQLLFKRGGTAFVSSNTNFVSLSDNRAIVQVAPFNGGGPNGVGGITVEGSASNVKVQTDKKGNTTLSMNVMGTGISATVNIFLFKGSNYASVVISPNYNSNRITLRGRLVPKEYSTVFKGSSF from the coding sequence ATGAACAGATTATTTCTTTTTATGACAATATTGGTGCTGGGTGTGCCGGTATATGCTCAGTCGGAAAAACGTATAGATACGAAAGAGAAACAAGAGAATGTAAACAGTCGTGAACTGAAAAAACAGTTGGCTGCTATCCAAGATTCGATTAATTATAAGAATGCGGTGAGTGCTTTGGAAAAATCGAATTTTGTATTGGAAGCAGATCAGTTGCTGTTTAAAAGAGGCGGGACTGCTTTCGTATCGTCCAATACGAATTTTGTTTCTTTGTCGGATAATAGGGCGATCGTACAGGTAGCTCCGTTTAACGGTGGAGGCCCGAACGGGGTGGGTGGTATAACTGTGGAAGGTAGTGCTTCGAATGTAAAAGTACAGACGGATAAGAAAGGGAATACGACTCTTTCCATGAATGTCATGGGAACCGGTATTTCTGCTACGGTCAATATCTTTTTATTCAAAGGGAGTAACTATGCGTCCGTGGTTATTAGTCCCAATTATAATTCGAATCGGATTACTTTGAGGGGACGACTTGTTCCCAAAGAGTATTCAACTGTTTTCAAAGGTTCCTCGTTTTAG